CTCCCGGATTCAACTTTTATTTCCCGATCAACATACTCTTCAGATTTATCCCATTGATAAAGTCAGTATCAAGGTACGTCCGGCTAGATCGACTGATCTTGTAGAGATTCAGTCCTCAACCCAGAGTGAGTTTGATTTTTTTGACGGAATTTCGATTACCGATGTCCAGATCAAATCGAAAAAAAGCACAAAGAAAATTCGTCAGACAGGGGCGGAAGTAGAGAAACTGCAACTGCTTAAATAAGCTTCCGTCATGACGATCTCCACGCAACAGTTTCCAATACCGAGACCAACTTCGGCTGTTTTTCAAGCTGAAAAACGGTATTGACCCGTTTTTCGCTTTGCAATAAGCTTCCGATCCACACAAATCTCTCTCAAATCAAATCTCAATTCTCTTCAGGTTTTCTGCTTTGTCAGTTCTGACAATGTTTGATGACTCAATGCGTACTTCAGTTTAAAAACTGGACAGGCTCAGGTTGTATTGAAACCACCTGGCTGCTTGAGGATCAAATTGCGTTCGGGACTGGTCTCTGTTGAAAACAAACATTCTGAAAAGACTATTTTCTCACAAACGGGGTCGTACTGTGAAGAGCTCAGTCAATCTATTCATCGTCTTAAGCATGCTGACAGCCGGTTTTACGGGCTGTCAAAAACTGAATTTGAATCCGGAGAACTGGTTGAATCCAGCCAGTCTACGTTCGCAAAGTCCGGATGAAGACGAAACGTCTCTGACAGAAGAATTTGAGACAGAAGTGAAAGTAGAGACCCCATTCATTGGGGAATATACACAAATCACGGGGAAAAACCTGATCGCACTGCAAGGTGTGGGCTTAATCACGGGCTTAAATGGGACTGGTGGGAATCCGCCCCCTTCCGTGCACCGTGAAGCACTTCTCCGCGAGATGCGCCGCCGCAATGTCAAAAATCCGAACCATATTTTACGCAGTCCCTCCACAGCACTCGTGATTGTGAAAGCCTATCTGCCGCCTCTGATTCGTAAAGGCGAAACGTTCGACGTGGAAGTCTATCTGCCCGGAAACAGTGAAGCGACCAGCCTGGAAGGGGGCTGGTTAATGGAGTCCTATCTGGCTGAGCAGGCGATGATTCAGGGACGCGGACTTTTGAAAGGCCATATCCTGGCCAAGGCGCAGGGGCCCATTCTGATTCCGCCGATGTCGGAAGAAGATCGTAAAAAAGGGACCGCCGGAATTCTGCGACGTGGACGGATTCTGTCTGGCGGGATTTCCGTAGCCGAAGACCGCGATCTGGCACTCTACCTGCGAAACGATTTCAAGAGTATTCGTAACGCGCAACGTATTGCTAATCGAATCGGTGGCCGCTTCCATCACTTTGATAAATATGGAATTGAAGAACCACTGGCAGAAGCGAAGACTGATAAGAAAGTCGTGTTAAAGCTGAAGCCGCGCTATAAGCATAACGATTCACGCTACCTGCAGGTGGTACGAAATATTGCCTTCCGTGAGACCGATGTCGCGCAACGTGTACGGATGCAAAAGCTGACCGAGGAAATCATGATCCCCGAGAAGGCCGAACGTGCTTCGATTCAGCTGGAAGCGATCGGTAAAAAATCAATTCCGATTCTGAAAGCGGCGCTGAAAAGCCCGCTGTTGGAAGTCCGTTTTCATGCGGCTGTCGCACTGGCTTATCTGGATGACGGGTCGGGCCTTAAAGCACTGGCAGAAGCGGCCCGGGAAGAGCCGGCGTTCCGCGTCTATGCACTGGCGGCGATGTCGGCCATTGATGAGCCTGAAGCGCACATGTATTTACGCGATTTGATGAGTATGACCAGTGCCGAAACCCGCTATGGTGCATTTCGGGCGCTCTGGACTCTGGATAAAAACGATCCGTTTATTCGCGGCGAAG
This window of the Gimesia fumaroli genome carries:
- a CDS encoding flagellar basal body P-ring protein FlgI, translating into MKSSVNLFIVLSMLTAGFTGCQKLNLNPENWLNPASLRSQSPDEDETSLTEEFETEVKVETPFIGEYTQITGKNLIALQGVGLITGLNGTGGNPPPSVHREALLREMRRRNVKNPNHILRSPSTALVIVKAYLPPLIRKGETFDVEVYLPGNSEATSLEGGWLMESYLAEQAMIQGRGLLKGHILAKAQGPILIPPMSEEDRKKGTAGILRRGRILSGGISVAEDRDLALYLRNDFKSIRNAQRIANRIGGRFHHFDKYGIEEPLAEAKTDKKVVLKLKPRYKHNDSRYLQVVRNIAFRETDVAQRVRMQKLTEEIMIPEKAERASIQLEAIGKKSIPILKAALKSPLLEVRFHAAVALAYLDDGSGLKALAEAAREEPAFRVYALAAMSAIDEPEAHMYLRDLMSMTSAETRYGAFRALWTLDKNDPFIRGEDMNGQFLLHVLETELETVVDHDPDAKEGNPKNGGPMIHITHRKHPEVVLFGSKQEFRVPIAVRAGEVLITGAPGTEEITVSKYKVGEPDQRKRVPKNIAVVIRTAVEMGASYPDIAQMILQAHQQGNVDGQVEIDALPEGGRMYYRPTEEDALMALKSGTMKSNKPKRKKGARIGNQNVVPNIFHSGGPQEKTSKKSKYDLDEDENGKASLADYRKSKSSDDDDDDKFIKQTTFQSLFRYFKK